The Hemiscyllium ocellatum isolate sHemOce1 chromosome 7, sHemOce1.pat.X.cur, whole genome shotgun sequence genome window below encodes:
- the hnrnpa3 gene encoding heterogeneous nuclear ribonucleoprotein A3 isoform X2 — translation MEGQEPKEPEQLRKLFIGGLSFETNEESLKEHFEQWGQLTDCVVMREPQTKRSRGFGFVTYSSVLEVDAAMSARPHKVDGRVVEPKRAVSREDSTKPGAHLTVKKIFVGGIKEDTEEYHLRDYFEKYGKIENIEVMTDRGSGKKRGFAFVTFDDHDSVDKIVVQKYHTVNGHNCEVRKALSRQEMQGIGSGQRGRGSSGGGNNPGHFMGRGGGNFGGGNGGGNFNRGGNFSGRGMGNFGGGRDDYGGSGGGGGYNGFGDGGNFGGGQGYCGRGGGGGGGYGGGGPGFGNQGGGGGGGGYGGGGGGYDNYNEGGNFGGHFGGGGGSGNYNDFGNYPNQSSNYGPMKNSNYGRNSCPYGGGYGSGGGGGGGSGGGSGGYGRRY, via the exons ATGGAG GGTCAAGAACCTAAAGAACCAGAGCAGTTACGCAAACTGTTCATTGGTGGCTTGAGTTTTGAAACTAATGAAGAGAGTTTAAAAGAGCATTTTGAGCAATGGGGACAATTAACAGATTGTGTG gtTATGAGAGAGCCACAAACAAAACGTTCAAGAGGATTTGGGTTTGTGACTTACTCTTCTGTGTTGGAGGTGGATGCTGCAATGTCTGCACGGCCACACAAAGTTGATGGTCGTGTTGTAGAACCAAAAAGAGCAGTGTCAAGAGAG GACTCTACAAAACCTGGTGCCCATTTGACAGTGAAAAAAATATTTGTTGGGGGTATCaaagaagatactgaggaataTCATCTGAGAGATTATTTTGAGAAGTATGGCAAGATTGAAAATATTGAAGTTATGACCGATCGTGGAAGTGGGAAAAAACGAGGGTTTGCCTTTGTCACATTTGATGATCATGACTCTGTTGACAAAATTGTTG TTCAAAAATATCACACTGTGAACGGACACAACTGTGAAGTGAGAAAAGCACTTTCACGACAGGAGATGCAGGGGATTGGATCAGGCCAAAGAG GACGTGGTAGTTCTGGAGGTGGCAATAACCCTGGTCATTTCATGGGCCGTGGTGGTGGTAATTTTGGAGGTGGAAATGGGGGAGGCAATTTTAACCGTGGAGGAAATTTCAGTGGAAGAG GAATGGGAAATTTTGGAGGTGGTCGTGATGATTatggagggagtggtggtggcGGCGGCTATAATGGGTTTGGTGATG GTGGCAATTTTGGAGGTGGCCAAGGTTACTGTggtagaggaggaggaggaggaggaggatatgGCGGTGGTGGCCCAGGTTTTGGCAaccaaggtggtggtggaggtggaggaggatatggtggtggtggtggcggctACGACAACTATAATGAAGGTGGAAACTTTGGAG GGCATTTTGGTGGTGGCGGTGGCAGTGGGAACTACAATGATTTTGGAAACTATCCGAACCAATCTTCAAATTATGGACCCATGAAGAATAGCAATTATGGTCGAAACTCTTGTCCTTATGGCG gtgGTTACGGAtccggtggtggtggtggtggaggaagcggTGGAGGTAGTGGTGGTTATGGTAGAAGATACTGA
- the hnrnpa3 gene encoding heterogeneous nuclear ribonucleoprotein A3 isoform X3: MKTMMDGSSVSDAGWERDFRPTRRGRRFSQGQEPKEPEQLRKLFIGGLSFETNEESLKEHFEQWGQLTDCVVMREPQTKRSRGFGFVTYSSVLEVDAAMSARPHKVDGRVVEPKRAVSREDSTKPGAHLTVKKIFVGGIKEDTEEYHLRDYFEKYGKIENIEVMTDRGSGKKRGFAFVTFDDHDSVDKIVVQKYHTVNGHNCEVRKALSRQEMQGIGSGQRGRGSSGGGNNPGHFMGRGGGNFGGGNGGGNFNRGGNFSGRGMGNFGGGRDDYGGSGGGGGYNGFGDGHFGGGGGSGNYNDFGNYPNQSSNYGPMKNSNYGRNSCPYGGGYGSGGGGGGGSGGGSGGYGRRY; this comes from the exons ATGAAGACGATGATGGACGGCTCTTCAGTATCTGACGCCGGGTGGGAGCGGGATTTCCGGCCGACGCGTCGAGGTCGACGTTTCTCGCAG GGTCAAGAACCTAAAGAACCAGAGCAGTTACGCAAACTGTTCATTGGTGGCTTGAGTTTTGAAACTAATGAAGAGAGTTTAAAAGAGCATTTTGAGCAATGGGGACAATTAACAGATTGTGTG gtTATGAGAGAGCCACAAACAAAACGTTCAAGAGGATTTGGGTTTGTGACTTACTCTTCTGTGTTGGAGGTGGATGCTGCAATGTCTGCACGGCCACACAAAGTTGATGGTCGTGTTGTAGAACCAAAAAGAGCAGTGTCAAGAGAG GACTCTACAAAACCTGGTGCCCATTTGACAGTGAAAAAAATATTTGTTGGGGGTATCaaagaagatactgaggaataTCATCTGAGAGATTATTTTGAGAAGTATGGCAAGATTGAAAATATTGAAGTTATGACCGATCGTGGAAGTGGGAAAAAACGAGGGTTTGCCTTTGTCACATTTGATGATCATGACTCTGTTGACAAAATTGTTG TTCAAAAATATCACACTGTGAACGGACACAACTGTGAAGTGAGAAAAGCACTTTCACGACAGGAGATGCAGGGGATTGGATCAGGCCAAAGAG GACGTGGTAGTTCTGGAGGTGGCAATAACCCTGGTCATTTCATGGGCCGTGGTGGTGGTAATTTTGGAGGTGGAAATGGGGGAGGCAATTTTAACCGTGGAGGAAATTTCAGTGGAAGAG GAATGGGAAATTTTGGAGGTGGTCGTGATGATTatggagggagtggtggtggcGGCGGCTATAATGGGTTTGGTGATG GGCATTTTGGTGGTGGCGGTGGCAGTGGGAACTACAATGATTTTGGAAACTATCCGAACCAATCTTCAAATTATGGACCCATGAAGAATAGCAATTATGGTCGAAACTCTTGTCCTTATGGCG gtgGTTACGGAtccggtggtggtggtggtggaggaagcggTGGAGGTAGTGGTGGTTATGGTAGAAGATACTGA
- the hnrnpa3 gene encoding heterogeneous nuclear ribonucleoprotein A3 isoform X1, with amino-acid sequence MKTMMDGSSVSDAGWERDFRPTRRGRRFSQGQEPKEPEQLRKLFIGGLSFETNEESLKEHFEQWGQLTDCVVMREPQTKRSRGFGFVTYSSVLEVDAAMSARPHKVDGRVVEPKRAVSREDSTKPGAHLTVKKIFVGGIKEDTEEYHLRDYFEKYGKIENIEVMTDRGSGKKRGFAFVTFDDHDSVDKIVVQKYHTVNGHNCEVRKALSRQEMQGIGSGQRGRGSSGGGNNPGHFMGRGGGNFGGGNGGGNFNRGGNFSGRGMGNFGGGRDDYGGSGGGGGYNGFGDGGNFGGGQGYCGRGGGGGGGYGGGGPGFGNQGGGGGGGGYGGGGGGYDNYNEGGNFGGHFGGGGGSGNYNDFGNYPNQSSNYGPMKNSNYGRNSCPYGGGYGSGGGGGGGSGGGSGGYGRRY; translated from the exons ATGAAGACGATGATGGACGGCTCTTCAGTATCTGACGCCGGGTGGGAGCGGGATTTCCGGCCGACGCGTCGAGGTCGACGTTTCTCGCAG GGTCAAGAACCTAAAGAACCAGAGCAGTTACGCAAACTGTTCATTGGTGGCTTGAGTTTTGAAACTAATGAAGAGAGTTTAAAAGAGCATTTTGAGCAATGGGGACAATTAACAGATTGTGTG gtTATGAGAGAGCCACAAACAAAACGTTCAAGAGGATTTGGGTTTGTGACTTACTCTTCTGTGTTGGAGGTGGATGCTGCAATGTCTGCACGGCCACACAAAGTTGATGGTCGTGTTGTAGAACCAAAAAGAGCAGTGTCAAGAGAG GACTCTACAAAACCTGGTGCCCATTTGACAGTGAAAAAAATATTTGTTGGGGGTATCaaagaagatactgaggaataTCATCTGAGAGATTATTTTGAGAAGTATGGCAAGATTGAAAATATTGAAGTTATGACCGATCGTGGAAGTGGGAAAAAACGAGGGTTTGCCTTTGTCACATTTGATGATCATGACTCTGTTGACAAAATTGTTG TTCAAAAATATCACACTGTGAACGGACACAACTGTGAAGTGAGAAAAGCACTTTCACGACAGGAGATGCAGGGGATTGGATCAGGCCAAAGAG GACGTGGTAGTTCTGGAGGTGGCAATAACCCTGGTCATTTCATGGGCCGTGGTGGTGGTAATTTTGGAGGTGGAAATGGGGGAGGCAATTTTAACCGTGGAGGAAATTTCAGTGGAAGAG GAATGGGAAATTTTGGAGGTGGTCGTGATGATTatggagggagtggtggtggcGGCGGCTATAATGGGTTTGGTGATG GTGGCAATTTTGGAGGTGGCCAAGGTTACTGTggtagaggaggaggaggaggaggaggatatgGCGGTGGTGGCCCAGGTTTTGGCAaccaaggtggtggtggaggtggaggaggatatggtggtggtggtggcggctACGACAACTATAATGAAGGTGGAAACTTTGGAG GGCATTTTGGTGGTGGCGGTGGCAGTGGGAACTACAATGATTTTGGAAACTATCCGAACCAATCTTCAAATTATGGACCCATGAAGAATAGCAATTATGGTCGAAACTCTTGTCCTTATGGCG gtgGTTACGGAtccggtggtggtggtggtggaggaagcggTGGAGGTAGTGGTGGTTATGGTAGAAGATACTGA